From one Chloroflexota bacterium genomic stretch:
- a CDS encoding FAD-dependent oxidoreductase — protein sequence MRKEANLVIIGAGIVGVSAAYHLTKLGWRDIVVIDKGPLFETGGSTSHAPGLVFQTNGSKMLCEFAQYTVELLNSLHTEARPTFYQVGGIEVAYTKERMQDLKRRHGWAQSYGLETHLISPREVQEHIPILDPSVLEGGYYIPTDGDAKAVNAVEGMAEFTKSQGAAEYYGNTTVTGFETSGGSVAAVVTDKGTIKAEHVLLATNIWGPVLSDQLGVKLPLMAVEHQYLISEPLAELAGETREIVHPILRNQDFSMYYRQHYDAYGIGSYKHDPLLVDPYDVGVDAMRPFTLGDFKSANTATNDLLPAMRGKEYITTFNGMFSFTIDGYPIMGKAAQWDNFWTAIGVWVTHSGGVGKAIAEWMTAGHPTSDVHEGDISRFHEYAKSKYYTVRTSAQQYREVYDIIHPMQQMEHTRNVRLAPYHTALKKLGGHFFGSVGWERPQWYESNARLLPQYADQIPPREGWEAMYWSPIQGAEHLATREDVGLFELSSFVKIEVSGSGAAEYLEYISANKVARGVGKVVYTSMLTDFGGIKTDLTVTRMAEDRFWILTGGGSGMTDLYWLRSNAPSDDSVNVEDISSKYTAVGLWGPNARDVLQSVCEQDVSNKAFPYFTAQNIMIETIPAVAVRISYVGELGWEIYTPAEYGQRLWDVLWNAGQAHGIIAGGMGAFDSLRIEKGYRGLNADIHVEHNPYEAGLDWAVRLNKGDFKGRAALLKIKEAGITRKLCCLTLDEIIMGKEPILEGDTTLGYVTSTNYGYSVGKQIAYGYLPIEYAEKGTEVEIEYFGQHFKAVVDDDPLYDAAMKKLKA from the coding sequence ATGCGAAAAGAAGCAAATTTAGTTATTATCGGCGCAGGGATTGTGGGCGTCAGCGCGGCGTATCACCTGACCAAGCTCGGGTGGCGCGATATTGTGGTGATCGACAAAGGGCCGCTGTTTGAAACCGGCGGCTCGACCTCGCACGCCCCGGGGCTGGTTTTCCAGACCAACGGCTCGAAGATGCTGTGCGAGTTCGCCCAATATACCGTGGAATTGCTCAACAGCCTGCACACCGAGGCGCGGCCAACGTTCTATCAGGTGGGCGGCATCGAAGTTGCCTATACGAAAGAACGCATGCAAGACCTGAAACGGCGGCACGGCTGGGCGCAGAGCTACGGCCTGGAAACGCATTTGATCTCGCCGCGCGAAGTTCAGGAGCATATCCCCATTCTTGACCCCAGTGTGCTTGAGGGCGGCTACTACATCCCCACCGATGGCGATGCCAAAGCCGTCAACGCTGTGGAGGGCATGGCGGAGTTCACCAAGTCGCAGGGCGCGGCGGAGTATTACGGCAACACCACCGTGACTGGATTCGAAACATCGGGCGGGAGCGTGGCGGCGGTTGTGACCGATAAAGGCACGATCAAAGCCGAGCATGTGTTGCTGGCAACCAATATCTGGGGGCCAGTGTTGAGCGATCAGTTGGGCGTGAAACTGCCTTTGATGGCTGTCGAACACCAATATTTGATCTCTGAGCCGCTGGCTGAGTTAGCCGGAGAAACGCGCGAAATCGTGCATCCGATTTTACGCAATCAGGATTTTTCGATGTACTACCGCCAGCACTATGATGCCTACGGTATCGGCTCGTACAAACACGATCCCCTGTTGGTTGATCCTTACGACGTCGGCGTTGACGCCATGCGCCCCTTCACACTGGGCGACTTCAAGAGCGCCAACACCGCCACGAATGATTTATTGCCCGCCATGCGCGGCAAGGAATATATCACTACGTTCAACGGCATGTTCTCCTTCACGATTGACGGCTACCCGATCATGGGCAAGGCGGCGCAGTGGGATAATTTCTGGACGGCGATTGGTGTGTGGGTCACACATTCCGGTGGCGTGGGCAAGGCAATTGCCGAGTGGATGACCGCAGGCCACCCGACCAGCGACGTTCACGAGGGCGACATCAGCCGTTTCCACGAATATGCCAAGAGCAAATATTACACGGTACGCACATCGGCACAGCAATACCGCGAAGTTTACGACATCATCCACCCCATGCAGCAGATGGAACACACGCGCAACGTGCGCCTGGCTCCGTATCACACAGCGCTCAAGAAACTGGGCGGGCATTTCTTCGGCAGCGTCGGCTGGGAGCGCCCGCAGTGGTACGAGAGCAATGCTCGCTTGTTGCCACAATACGCCGATCAAATCCCGCCGCGCGAAGGCTGGGAAGCGATGTACTGGTCACCCATTCAGGGCGCGGAACATCTAGCGACGCGCGAGGACGTGGGCTTGTTTGAGTTGAGTTCTTTCGTCAAGATCGAAGTCAGCGGCTCGGGCGCAGCGGAATATCTCGAATACATCTCGGCCAACAAAGTCGCCCGCGGCGTGGGCAAGGTGGTCTACACCTCCATGTTGACCGATTTCGGCGGCATCAAAACCGACCTGACCGTGACGCGCATGGCCGAAGACCGCTTCTGGATTCTGACTGGCGGCGGCAGCGGCATGACCGATCTGTATTGGCTGCGCAGCAACGCACCCAGCGATGACAGTGTGAACGTCGAAGATATTTCGTCGAAATACACGGCTGTCGGTCTTTGGGGGCCAAACGCGCGCGACGTGCTGCAAAGCGTCTGCGAGCAGGATGTCTCCAACAAAGCCTTCCCCTACTTCACGGCGCAAAACATTATGATCGAGACCATCCCTGCGGTGGCGGTGCGCATCTCCTACGTCGGCGAGTTGGGTTGGGAAATTTACACCCCGGCGGAGTATGGTCAACGCCTGTGGGACGTACTCTGGAACGCCGGACAAGCCCACGGCATCATTGCGGGCGGCATGGGCGCATTCGACTCGCTGCGCATCGAGAAGGGCTACCGCGGCCTGAACGCCGACATTCATGTAGAACACAATCCCTATGAAGCTGGCCTGGATTGGGCCGTGCGCCTGAACAAAGGCGATTTCAAGGGACGCGCGGCTCTGCTGAAAATCAAGGAAGCGGGTATCACGCGCAAACTGTGCTGCCTGACGCTTGACGAAATCATCATGGGCAAAGAACCCATCCTCGAGGGTGATACAACCCTGGGGTATGTCACCAGCACGAACTACGGCTACAGCGTCGGCAAGCAGATCGCCTACGGCTATCTCCCCATCGAATATGCCGAAAAAGGCACCGAAGTCGAAATTGAGTATTTCGGTCAACACTTCAAGGCTGTTGTGGATGACGATCCGCTATACGACGCGGCGATGAAAAAGCTAAAAGCATAA
- a CDS encoding DUF4445 domain-containing protein, translated as MPSGRRGQIEEGTTVLEAARQLGVEIETICGGRQTCEKCRVIVESGHFDKHGITSDENHLSARTPNEIELLVKLGTPEQRLSCNAQILGDVLISVPEGSRAQKQIIRKTASERAIEVIPTVRQFYVEVEPAELGAHRGDWGRVQDALAAQWNLHDLTIDIHALRRLQAVLREGKWTVTTTIWNEQRVFDIHPGYYEGAYGLAVDVGSTTVASYLCDLRTGELLATESMMNPQVSYGEDLMSRISFAMSRRDGLEVMNTAIIDAINQLARRAAKSAKIRASQIYEIVMVGNTTMTHILLNANPQELGNAPFALVNRASMDIKASELGLRLHPAANAHILPAEAGHVGADNVAVLVAEQPQLQERVILTVDVGTNAEIVLSSPEWMYSASSPTGPAFEGGQISSGMRAAPGAIERVRVDPETKLPSFRVIGEERWSDEWQTGADAPLEAQPQHLAAGICGSGIIEVIAELFMAGILLPDGRFNPEVVGASMFWEQGKRTGAYILARAEQTSSGKPIYITQQDVRNIQLAKAALYAGAKLLMMRAEVEQVDEVILAGAFGSYIDPKHAMVLGLIPNCKLEKVHAVGNAAGDGARIALLNRERRAEASKIADRVRYIETAVDPDFQEEFVKALHLPHQSDLFTHLEGLLPEVQAEPVRRERRRKRQTSGI; from the coding sequence ATGCCCTCCGGGCGGCGCGGACAGATCGAGGAAGGCACCACCGTCCTTGAAGCTGCGCGGCAACTCGGCGTCGAAATCGAGACCATTTGCGGGGGCAGGCAAACCTGCGAGAAGTGCCGCGTGATCGTGGAAAGCGGTCATTTTGATAAACACGGTATCACGTCCGATGAAAACCATCTTTCTGCGCGCACGCCCAATGAAATTGAACTGCTCGTCAAATTAGGCACACCTGAGCAGCGTCTGTCCTGCAACGCCCAGATTCTCGGCGATGTGCTCATTTCCGTCCCCGAGGGCAGCCGCGCCCAAAAACAGATCATCCGCAAGACAGCCAGCGAACGTGCCATTGAAGTCATCCCCACCGTGCGCCAATTCTACGTTGAAGTTGAACCGGCTGAACTCGGCGCGCACCGCGGCGACTGGGGACGCGTGCAAGATGCTTTGGCCGCGCAATGGAATCTGCACGATCTGACGATTGATATCCATGCCTTGCGGCGCTTGCAGGCCGTGCTGCGGGAGGGCAAATGGACAGTCACAACCACGATCTGGAATGAACAACGCGTGTTCGACATCCACCCTGGCTACTATGAGGGCGCTTACGGTCTGGCCGTGGATGTGGGCAGCACCACTGTCGCCAGTTATCTCTGCGATCTGCGCACCGGCGAACTGCTGGCGACCGAATCGATGATGAATCCGCAGGTTTCCTACGGCGAAGACCTGATGAGCCGCATCTCATTTGCCATGAGTCGTCGCGATGGCCTGGAAGTGATGAACACTGCCATCATCGATGCCATAAACCAACTCGCCCGGCGCGCCGCCAAAAGCGCTAAAATCCGCGCCAGTCAAATCTATGAAATTGTGATGGTCGGCAACACCACCATGACGCACATTCTGCTGAACGCCAACCCGCAAGAACTGGGTAACGCGCCCTTCGCGCTGGTCAACCGCGCGAGCATGGACATCAAGGCCAGCGAACTTGGCCTGCGTCTGCACCCTGCCGCCAACGCCCATATTTTGCCTGCTGAAGCCGGGCATGTGGGGGCAGATAACGTGGCCGTGCTGGTAGCCGAACAGCCGCAATTGCAGGAACGCGTCATCCTGACGGTGGATGTGGGCACCAACGCAGAGATAGTGCTCAGCAGCCCGGAGTGGATGTACAGCGCATCCAGCCCGACCGGCCCGGCCTTTGAGGGGGGGCAAATTTCCTCGGGCATGCGCGCCGCCCCCGGAGCCATCGAGCGCGTGCGCGTGGACCCTGAAACCAAGCTACCGAGCTTCCGCGTCATTGGCGAGGAGCGCTGGTCAGATGAGTGGCAGACTGGCGCAGACGCGCCGCTGGAAGCACAACCCCAGCATCTGGCGGCGGGAATTTGCGGCTCGGGCATTATCGAAGTGATCGCCGAACTCTTTATGGCAGGTATCCTGCTGCCGGATGGCCGATTCAACCCCGAGGTAGTCGGCGCGTCTATGTTTTGGGAACAAGGCAAACGCACGGGGGCGTATATTCTGGCCAGGGCTGAACAAACTTCGAGCGGAAAACCGATCTACATCACCCAGCAAGATGTGCGCAATATTCAATTGGCGAAGGCTGCGTTATATGCCGGGGCCAAATTGTTGATGATGCGGGCCGAGGTGGAGCAGGTAGACGAAGTGATTTTGGCGGGCGCATTTGGCAGTTATATTGACCCCAAACACGCAATGGTGTTAGGATTGATCCCGAACTGCAAATTAGAAAAGGTGCACGCCGTGGGCAATGCCGCCGGAGACGGGGCACGGATTGCCCTGCTCAACCGGGAGCGGCGTGCTGAAGCCAGCAAGATCGCGGATCGGGTGCGCTATATCGAGACGGCGGTTGACCCCGATTTTCAGGAAGAGTTTGTCAAGGCCTTGCACTTGCCACATCAGAGCGATTTGTTCACGCATTTAGAGGGTTTGCTGCCAGAAGTACAGGCAGAACCGGTAAGGCGTGAACGGAGAAGAAAACGTCAGACATCTGGCATCTGA
- a CDS encoding cobalamin-binding protein, which translates to MSEEINLKEMSDDEILELMQEDLYDGYAEEIVEEVNELLGREMGSYDILIKGLVAGMEVVGVDFRDGVLFVPEVLMAAKAMKAGMEVLRPLLAETGAPKMGTVVIGTVKGDIHDIGKNLVAMMMEGAGFDVVNLGINTSADDFIAAIEEHDADILGMSALLTTTMIYMRTVIKTLKEKGLRDKIVVLVGGAPLNEAFAEDIEADAYCRDAAVAVETAKKFMEIKRG; encoded by the coding sequence ATGAGCGAAGAAATCAACTTAAAAGAAATGTCCGACGACGAAATTCTGGAGCTGATGCAGGAAGATCTGTACGATGGCTACGCCGAAGAGATCGTTGAAGAAGTTAACGAATTACTTGGGCGTGAAATGGGGTCTTACGATATTCTCATCAAGGGATTAGTAGCCGGAATGGAAGTCGTTGGGGTAGACTTCCGCGATGGTGTGCTGTTCGTCCCCGAAGTATTGATGGCGGCCAAAGCCATGAAGGCCGGGATGGAAGTACTGCGACCGCTGCTCGCCGAAACAGGCGCTCCTAAAATGGGCACGGTAGTGATTGGCACTGTCAAAGGCGATATTCACGACATTGGCAAGAACCTGGTGGCCATGATGATGGAAGGTGCGGGCTTTGATGTTGTCAACCTGGGCATTAACACCTCGGCGGATGATTTTATCGCTGCCATTGAAGAACATGACGCTGATATTCTGGGCATGAGCGCCCTGCTGACGACCACGATGATCTATATGCGCACAGTGATCAAGACGCTGAAGGAAAAAGGTCTGCGCGACAAAATTGTCGTGCTGGTGGGCGGCGCGCCGCTCAACGAAGCCTTTGCCGAAGATATTGAGGCTGATGCTTATTGCCGCGACGCCGCTGTGGCGGTGGAGACGGCGAAGAAGTTTATGGAGATAAAAAGGGGTTGA
- the bmt gene encoding betaine--homocysteine S-methyltransferase, producing MNPLVELIKTGQPVLLDGAMGTMLFDAGLEQGDPPDEWNVLYPERIKAIHQAYVDAGSQLILTNSFGGTSFRLEMHNLQDRVHEFNKAAAQNARSVADAAPHIVVVAGDIGPTGQLFEPMGLLTFEDAKTAFADQARGLADGGADVFWIETMSDLNEVKAAIAGIREVSDLPIIATMSFDTHGHTMMGVSPAKFIEALGEQDVLAVGANCGTGSDELIKAVEAMRKASPDIVLVAKGNAGIPHVVKGGDIVYDGSPEVMAEYALNVHEIGASLIGGCCGSTPEHIKAMAKALGK from the coding sequence ATGAACCCATTAGTAGAACTTATAAAAACCGGCCAACCGGTGCTATTGGACGGAGCGATGGGCACAATGCTCTTCGACGCCGGTCTGGAACAAGGCGATCCGCCCGATGAATGGAACGTGCTCTACCCGGAGCGCATCAAGGCAATTCATCAAGCTTATGTCGATGCTGGCTCCCAATTAATTTTGACCAACTCCTTCGGCGGGACGAGCTTCCGTTTGGAGATGCACAATTTGCAAGACCGCGTCCACGAATTCAACAAGGCCGCTGCCCAAAATGCCCGTTCCGTGGCGGATGCCGCCCCGCATATCGTGGTGGTGGCTGGCGATATTGGCCCTACCGGACAATTATTCGAGCCGATGGGCTTGCTGACCTTCGAGGATGCCAAAACCGCATTTGCCGATCAGGCCCGCGGTCTGGCCGATGGCGGCGCGGATGTTTTCTGGATCGAGACAATGAGCGACTTGAATGAGGTCAAAGCCGCCATCGCTGGGATACGTGAGGTCAGCGATCTGCCGATTATTGCCACGATGTCCTTTGATACCCACGGACACACCATGATGGGCGTCAGCCCGGCCAAGTTCATCGAAGCATTGGGCGAGCAGGACGTACTCGCTGTGGGCGCCAACTGCGGCACTGGCTCCGACGAACTGATAAAAGCTGTTGAAGCCATGCGGAAAGCCAGCCCCGATATTGTTTTGGTAGCAAAAGGCAACGCCGGGATACCGCATGTCGTCAAGGGCGGCGATATTGTCTACGATGGCTCGCCTGAAGTGATGGCCGAATATGCCCTGAATGTGCATGAGATCGGCGCATCGCTAATCGGCGGTTGTTGCGGCAGTACGCCTGAGCATATCAAAGCTATGGCCAAAGCGCTAGGCAAATAA